Below is a window of Janthinobacterium lividum DNA.
TCGGCGCATGGTCGTTGACCATGCCGATGCCCTGCATGTAGGCGTAAATGATGGTCGAGCCGACGAACTTGAAGCCCCGCTTGAGCAAGTCTTTCGACAATGTGTCGGACAAGGCCGTCTTGGCGGGAAAGGCGCCGGGCTGCCAGCTATTGACGATAGGCTGGCCATCGACATACGCCCACAGGAAGCTGTCCAGGGTCTGCCCTTCCGCGCGCAGGCGCAGGTAGGCTTGCGCATTCGTGATGGCCGCCGCCACCTTCAGGCGGTTGCGCACGATGCCGGGGTCGAGCAGCAGCTGCGCCACCTTGTCCGGACCATACGCGGCGATCTTTTCCGCATCCCAGTGATCAAACGCGGCGCGGTAGGTATCGCGCTTGTTGAGGATGGTTTCCCAGCTCAGGCCCGCCTGCGCGCCTTCCAGGTTCAGCATCTCGAACAGCCGGCGCTCGTCGTGGCAGGGCACGCCCCACTCCGTATCGTGGTAATCGAGATAGCGGGGATTGGCCGGATTGGCCCAGGAGCAGCGGATGGTGGTCATGGTCGTGTTCTTCATGTGCGGGCAACCGCCAGTATAGTTTATCGGCCGCGCAGGAGGCGCCCAAGTTCCAGCAAACCGTGCGCCATCTCGGCCGGGGGAATTGCCGCAAAGCCCAGCAGCAGCCCTGGCGGCGTGGCGCACTCCGGCCCCGCCGCCGGATCGGCATAGTGGCCCAGCGGGCGCAATTCGATGCCCCGTGCCAGGCCCGCACGCGCGACCGTCTCTTCATCGTGGCCAGCGCGAAAATACGCGCACAGTTCCAGGCCGCTGTCGGCCGGGCCGCACGCGAGCTGGTCGTCGAGTTCACGCGCAAGCCCGCGCACCAGCAGATCGCGCCGTTCGGCATTGCTGTCGCGCGTGCGGCGGATATGCCGCCCAAAGTGGCCCTCGGCGATGAAGTCCGCCAGCGCCATCTGCGGCACGATGGCCGTATGGCGGTCCATCACGGCCTTGGCTTGCACCAGCGCTTCGGCCAGCGCGGGCGGCGCCACCATGTAACCGAGGCGCAGCCCGGGAAACAGCACCTTCGACATCGTCCCCACATAGACCACGCAACCATCGCGGTCCAGGCTTTGCAGCGAGGCCAGCGGCGCGCCCGCGTAGCGGTATTCGCTGTCGTAATCGTCTTCCACCAGCCACGCCTTGTTGTGCGCGGCCCAGGCCAGCAGGGCCAGGCGGCGGGGCAAGCTCATGCTCACGCCCAGCGGCATCTGGTGCGATGGCGTCACGTACGCCAGCTTCGCCTGCGGGCAGTGCGCCACGCCGTACGCCACATCGAGCCCCTGCGCATCGACGGGGACGGGAAACACGCGCGCGCCGGCCGCGCGCAAAGGGCCGCTGGCGCCCCGGTAGCCGGGCGACTCCATCCAGGCAGAGTCGCCCGGCGCCAGCAGGATGGTCGACAGCAGGAACAGCGCCTGCTGCGAGCCCGAGGTGATGACGATCTGCTGCGGCGTGCACTGGACGCCGCGCGAGGCCTTCAGGTACACGCACAGCAGTTCGCGCAGCGGCAGGAAGCCGGCCGGGTCGCTGTAGCCGAAATGGTGGTCTGGCCGGCGCCAGCGCCGCGCTTCCAGGCGGTTCCACACGTCGAACGGGAAATGGTCGATGCGCGGCATGCCGACGCGAAATGCGCGCAGCGGCCCCCGGTGGAAGGCCACCTGGCGCATGGCCTCCACCACGCCCTGTCCGCGCGACGACAGGGGCCGCAGCAGGCCGGGCGCTTCCGCCTTGCCGGCCGGCGCGGGCTGGGGCGCGGGCAGCGGAACGTCGCGGCTGACAAAGGTGCCGCGCCCCACGGCGCCATCGAGATAACCTTCGGCCGCCAGCTGCGCATACGCATTGAGCACCGTCTG
It encodes the following:
- a CDS encoding DNA-3-methyladenine glycosylase I, whose product is MTTIRCSWANPANPRYLDYHDTEWGVPCHDERRLFEMLNLEGAQAGLSWETILNKRDTYRAAFDHWDAEKIAAYGPDKVAQLLLDPGIVRNRLKVAAAITNAQAYLRLRAEGQTLDSFLWAYVDGQPIVNSWQPGAFPAKTALSDTLSKDLLKRGFKFVGSTIIYAYMQGIGMVNDHAPTCFCRAGH
- a CDS encoding PLP-dependent aminotransferase family protein, producing MPASHLNQIIAALPLQRSAIEPLFRQLYAAIKAAILDGRISPGMQLPPTRDFCRLLAVSRQTVLNAYAQLAAEGYLDGAVGRGTFVSRDVPLPAPQPAPAGKAEAPGLLRPLSSRGQGVVEAMRQVAFHRGPLRAFRVGMPRIDHFPFDVWNRLEARRWRRPDHHFGYSDPAGFLPLRELLCVYLKASRGVQCTPQQIVITSGSQQALFLLSTILLAPGDSAWMESPGYRGASGPLRAAGARVFPVPVDAQGLDVAYGVAHCPQAKLAYVTPSHQMPLGVSMSLPRRLALLAWAAHNKAWLVEDDYDSEYRYAGAPLASLQSLDRDGCVVYVGTMSKVLFPGLRLGYMVAPPALAEALVQAKAVMDRHTAIVPQMALADFIAEGHFGRHIRRTRDSNAERRDLLVRGLARELDDQLACGPADSGLELCAYFRAGHDEETVARAGLARGIELRPLGHYADPAAGPECATPPGLLLGFAAIPPAEMAHGLLELGRLLRGR